One Phycisphaera mikurensis NBRC 102666 DNA window includes the following coding sequences:
- a CDS encoding uracil-DNA glycosylase family protein yields the protein MEAERAARVLRQFLETDRLMGVESVPLRRPAAGVALPAAAREDSAPSAPPLAPAAARAGRSNPPPPPPPAAAAWDLGGGTPAEKLAALAAALAEDPDLAERLRGQPPVLGSGGLPARVLFVNEPPASGAEADEAAKLLDGMVNAMKLASGDVFRCPCLPFKPAGGGHPSPAELAAGAGALQAQLRLAAPEVVVAMGGAAAKALLGEVPGITRLRGVWTSCGWTDPPVPVMPTLSPAFVLRSYTRDNRMMVWEDLKRVMEKLEDAAEAQQVDGGTGGRAR from the coding sequence ATGGAGGCCGAACGCGCCGCCCGGGTCCTCCGGCAGTTCCTCGAGACCGACCGCCTGATGGGCGTCGAATCGGTGCCGCTCCGCCGGCCGGCGGCGGGGGTCGCCCTGCCCGCCGCCGCGAGGGAGGATTCCGCGCCGTCCGCGCCGCCGCTCGCTCCCGCCGCGGCCCGGGCCGGCCGATCCAATCCGCCGCCGCCGCCGCCGCCGGCCGCCGCCGCCTGGGACCTCGGCGGCGGCACGCCCGCCGAGAAGCTCGCCGCGCTGGCCGCCGCGCTGGCGGAAGATCCCGACCTCGCCGAACGGCTGCGGGGCCAGCCGCCCGTGCTCGGCTCCGGCGGCCTGCCCGCGCGGGTGCTCTTCGTCAACGAGCCGCCGGCTTCCGGCGCGGAAGCGGACGAGGCCGCCAAGCTGCTCGACGGCATGGTCAACGCGATGAAGCTCGCGTCCGGGGACGTGTTCCGCTGCCCCTGCCTGCCGTTCAAGCCGGCGGGCGGCGGGCACCCCTCGCCCGCCGAGCTCGCCGCCGGCGCGGGTGCCCTGCAGGCCCAGCTCCGCCTCGCCGCCCCCGAGGTGGTGGTGGCGATGGGCGGAGCGGCCGCCAAGGCGCTGCTCGGCGAGGTTCCCGGCATCACCCGGCTCCGCGGCGTCTGGACGAGCTGCGGGTGGACCGACCCGCCCGTCCCGGTCATGCCCACGCTCTCACCCGCCTTCGTGCTGCGTTCCTACACGCGCGACAACCGGATGATGGTTTGGGAAGACCTCAAGCGGGTGATGGAGAAGCTCGAGGACGCGGCCGAAGCGCAGCAGGTGGACGGCGGAACGGGCGGACGGGCGCGGTAG
- the fliD gene encoding flagellar filament capping protein FliD: MGQFASSVGLVSGINSAEIIDQLIAIERRGVDRVEARNAELEETQTALNEVSAKLLSIKLDAAKLTRPTTFNKTTATSSNEEVATVTGSAGAAAGDYQVTVNRLVSSQQTVSRGFANASTQAVAPEPRLLAFSRNGSKLTNDTPLEALNGGLGVERGQIKIIDHTQKTRTLDLSGIASLQEVADGINALQLAVEAEVTEGGLRVSNLSNLSQTPERTVQLINVGEADVVGSLGLDGPPVNGEIVGRDLNTLGRETDLASLRDGRGVRFGAGDDLTFTTSGGDGFSVDLSGAATLGEVFDRIDEAGEGRVSLAVRADGRGLELTDRTAGGGGFGVSGTPGSDALAGLGLAEATASAGTITGERIRGGVGSKLLGPAFGGRGLAALGGAAYVPLSGDTALADLFGGAGLTTSNQAAAAANPLGLPGGGTPGADGVADLIVETADGSAFELDLDGLDTLDALLGSINAGLGGKATAFLQDDRLILADHTEGEGAFAVSGGPDGGRVAAELGLAGTARGGTAVGRLLDPSGAEARGSQVQIRNAAGGVTVVDFAGAETADDLIDRINAAGAGVQARLNSVGDGIALIDRSGGDEALRVSSVTGGVLAEQLGLAGEHRSGRVQGRSLQYGFAEAGTTLQSLGVDAGTFTIQDADGRRGTIDLTDGVPESGATLGDVIAKINAQGIALSARINDTGDGLLIESTGSGANAIEIVDVEGTAAAALRIGGSFEGASVIDGSLRTYVASGPGGTLQDLAQAISASGAGIDASVVNDGTAGRPFRLSLTGSRAGSAHGFTLDDGGLALRAENLSEARDALAYVGGVGGGQGVAVTSTSNQLVGVVPGATIDLLRASDEPVTINLAADGGAVTESVTAFVEGFNDLTSRLDELDSYDAETDTRGVLLGDPTVQRVRSSLYNAVINPNAGLTGRYKSLSEIGITVGSDAKLEIDSEKLEAAYATDPASVEQLFAFGATEAAEAALREPGEPAPAGPTPTYGIAVEINNLLDALTDVQFGSVQSRIDTLDRQIRQNNERIDRLNVNVDRKRERLQEEFAGLEGVLAGLQDQSASLGTLSQLASQSSGG, translated from the coding sequence ATGGGACAGTTCGCCTCCAGTGTCGGCCTCGTCAGCGGGATCAACTCCGCGGAGATCATCGATCAGCTGATCGCGATCGAGCGGCGTGGCGTCGACCGCGTCGAGGCGCGGAACGCCGAGCTCGAGGAGACGCAGACGGCGTTGAACGAGGTCTCGGCGAAGCTCCTGTCGATCAAGCTCGACGCCGCGAAGCTGACCCGGCCGACCACCTTCAACAAGACCACCGCGACCAGCTCCAACGAGGAGGTGGCGACCGTCACCGGCTCGGCCGGCGCGGCCGCGGGCGACTACCAGGTGACGGTCAACCGGCTGGTGTCGAGCCAGCAGACCGTCAGCCGCGGCTTCGCCAACGCGAGCACGCAGGCGGTCGCGCCTGAGCCGCGGCTGCTCGCGTTCTCGCGGAACGGCTCCAAGCTCACCAACGACACCCCGCTCGAAGCCCTCAACGGCGGCCTCGGTGTGGAGCGGGGCCAGATCAAGATCATCGACCACACGCAGAAGACGCGGACGCTCGATCTGTCGGGCATCGCCTCGCTGCAGGAGGTGGCCGACGGCATCAACGCTCTCCAGCTCGCGGTCGAGGCGGAGGTGACCGAGGGCGGTCTGCGTGTGAGCAACCTCTCGAACCTGAGCCAGACGCCGGAGCGGACGGTGCAGCTCATCAACGTCGGCGAGGCCGACGTGGTCGGCTCGCTCGGCCTCGACGGGCCACCGGTGAACGGCGAGATCGTCGGCCGCGACCTCAACACGCTCGGCCGCGAGACCGACCTGGCGAGCCTCCGCGACGGCCGCGGCGTCCGCTTCGGGGCCGGCGACGACCTGACCTTCACCACCTCCGGCGGCGACGGCTTCTCGGTGGACCTCTCGGGCGCGGCGACGCTGGGCGAGGTCTTCGACCGGATCGACGAGGCCGGCGAGGGCCGGGTGTCGCTGGCGGTCCGGGCCGACGGCCGCGGGCTCGAGCTGACGGACCGCACGGCCGGCGGCGGCGGCTTCGGCGTGAGCGGGACGCCGGGCTCGGACGCGCTCGCCGGGCTGGGCCTGGCCGAGGCCACCGCGTCCGCCGGCACGATCACCGGCGAGCGGATCCGCGGCGGCGTCGGATCGAAGCTGCTCGGCCCGGCCTTCGGCGGCCGCGGGCTCGCCGCCCTCGGCGGCGCCGCTTACGTGCCCCTCTCCGGGGACACCGCCCTTGCCGACCTCTTCGGCGGGGCCGGCCTCACCACCTCCAACCAAGCGGCCGCGGCGGCGAACCCCCTGGGCCTGCCCGGCGGCGGAACGCCGGGCGCGGACGGCGTCGCCGACCTGATCGTCGAGACCGCGGACGGCAGCGCCTTCGAGCTGGACCTCGACGGCCTCGACACCCTCGACGCCCTGCTCGGCTCCATCAACGCCGGGCTCGGCGGCAAGGCCACGGCCTTCCTCCAGGACGATCGCTTGATCCTCGCCGACCACACCGAGGGCGAGGGCGCTTTCGCGGTGAGCGGCGGCCCCGACGGCGGCCGCGTCGCCGCCGAGCTGGGCCTCGCCGGCACCGCCCGCGGCGGCACCGCCGTCGGCCGCCTGCTGGACCCCTCCGGAGCCGAGGCCCGGGGCAGCCAGGTGCAGATCCGCAACGCCGCCGGCGGCGTGACGGTGGTCGACTTCGCCGGGGCCGAGACCGCCGACGACCTGATCGACCGCATCAACGCCGCCGGCGCCGGCGTGCAGGCCCGGCTCAACAGCGTGGGCGACGGGATCGCGCTGATCGACCGCAGCGGCGGCGACGAGGCGCTGCGGGTGTCCAGCGTCACCGGCGGCGTGCTCGCCGAGCAGCTAGGCCTCGCCGGCGAGCACCGCTCCGGCCGCGTCCAGGGCCGCTCGCTGCAGTACGGCTTCGCGGAGGCGGGCACCACGCTGCAGAGCCTCGGCGTCGATGCCGGCACGTTCACGATCCAGGACGCCGACGGCCGCCGGGGGACGATCGACCTCACCGACGGCGTGCCCGAGAGCGGGGCGACCCTCGGCGACGTGATCGCCAAGATCAACGCGCAGGGCATCGCGCTGAGCGCCCGCATCAACGACACCGGCGACGGCCTGCTCATCGAGAGCACCGGAAGCGGCGCCAACGCGATCGAGATCGTCGACGTCGAGGGCACCGCCGCCGCCGCGCTGCGCATCGGCGGCAGCTTCGAGGGGGCCAGCGTCATCGACGGCTCGCTGCGCACCTACGTCGCCAGCGGCCCGGGGGGCACCCTTCAGGACCTCGCCCAGGCGATCAGCGCCTCGGGCGCCGGCATCGACGCCTCGGTCGTGAACGACGGCACCGCCGGACGGCCCTTCCGCCTGTCGCTGACGGGCTCGCGGGCCGGCTCCGCCCACGGCTTCACGCTCGACGACGGCGGGCTCGCGCTGCGGGCGGAGAACCTCTCGGAGGCCCGCGACGCGCTGGCCTACGTCGGGGGCGTGGGTGGGGGGCAGGGCGTCGCCGTCACCAGCACCAGCAACCAGCTCGTGGGCGTGGTGCCCGGGGCGACCATCGACCTGCTCCGCGCCAGCGACGAGCCGGTGACCATCAACCTCGCCGCCGACGGCGGCGCCGTCACCGAGTCCGTCACCGCCTTCGTCGAGGGGTTCAACGACCTGACGTCGCGGCTGGACGAGCTCGACAGCTACGACGCGGAGACCGACACCCGCGGCGTGCTGCTCGGAGACCCGACCGTGCAGCGCGTCCGCAGCTCGCTCTACAACGCGGTGATCAACCCCAACGCCGGTCTCACCGGCCGCTACAAGTCGCTCTCGGAGATCGGCATCACCGTCGGCAGCGACGCGAAGCTGGAGATCGACAGCGAGAAGCTCGAGGCCGCCTACGCCACCGACCCCGCCTCGGTGGAGCAGCTGTTCGCGTTCGGAGCGACCGAGGCCGCCGAGGCCGCCCTCCGCGAGCCCGGCGAGCCGGCGCCCGCGGGGCCGACGCCCACCTACGGCATCGCCGTGGAGATCAACAACCTGCTCGACGCGCTGACCGACGTGCAGTTCGGCAGCGTGCAGAGCCGCATCGACACCCTCGACCGCCAGATCCGCCAGAACAACGAGCGAATCGATCGGCTCAACGTGAACGTCGACCGCAAGCGGGAACGCCTCCAGGAGGAGTTCGCCGGCCTCGAGGGCGTGCTCGCCGGGCTGCAGGACCAGTCCGCCTCGCTGGGCACGCTCAGCCAGCTGGCGTCGCAGTCCAGCGGCGGCTGA